In one Paracoccus everestensis genomic region, the following are encoded:
- a CDS encoding ABC transporter permease, with translation MSERRFPAAAWATAFRGIAWRETLRFVQQRGRFLAALVRPLVWLFIFAAGFRAVLGLSITPPYQTYVLYEVYVTPGLVAMIQLFNGMQSSLSMVYDRETGAMRTLLVSPFPRWFLLGSKLMAGVIVSIIQAYTFLAIAWFWDIRPPAWGYVAVFPALVLSGLMLGALGLFLSSAIRQLENFAGVMNFVIFPMFFASSALYPLWRMNESSPLLHDICAANPFTYAVELIRFALYLEMNWQAFGVVAGCLAVFFGGAVFMYDPAKGLWARRKERG, from the coding sequence ATGAGCGAACGTCGTTTCCCTGCGGCCGCCTGGGCCACCGCCTTTCGCGGCATTGCCTGGCGCGAAACGCTGCGCTTTGTCCAGCAGCGCGGGCGGTTCCTGGCCGCCCTGGTGCGCCCGCTGGTCTGGCTGTTCATCTTTGCGGCAGGCTTCAGGGCCGTGCTGGGCCTGTCGATCACGCCGCCCTATCAGACCTATGTCCTTTACGAGGTCTATGTGACCCCCGGCCTTGTCGCGATGATCCAGTTGTTCAACGGGATGCAGTCGTCGCTGTCGATGGTCTATGACCGCGAAACGGGCGCAATGCGCACGCTGCTGGTCAGCCCCTTTCCCCGCTGGTTCCTGCTGGGATCCAAGCTGATGGCAGGGGTGATCGTGTCGATCATCCAGGCCTATACGTTTCTGGCGATCGCCTGGTTCTGGGACATCCGGCCGCCCGCCTGGGGCTATGTCGCGGTCTTTCCCGCGCTGGTCCTGTCGGGGCTGATGCTGGGGGCGCTGGGGTTGTTCCTGTCATCGGCCATCCGACAGTTGGAGAATTTCGCGGGCGTGATGAACTTCGTGATCTTCCCGATGTTCTTTGCGTCCTCGGCGCTTTATCCGCTGTGGCGGATGAACGAAAGCTCGCCCCTTTTGCACGACATCTGCGCGGCCAATCCCTTTACCTATGCGGTGGAACTGATCCGCTTCGCGCTTTACCTTGAGATGAACTGGCAGGCCTTCGGCGTTGTGGCGGGCTGCCTTGCGGTCTTTTTCGGCGGGGCCGTGTTCATGTATGATCCCGCCAA
- a CDS encoding ABC transporter ATP-binding protein, which translates to MTDSTQEAGALPPSADALRITGLSHRFGSVQALADVSLAVPRGSFTALLGVNGAGKTTLFSLVTRLYSNVSGSIEVAGYDLRRHPAQAMARLGVVFQSRALDADLSVAQNLAYHAALHGIPRAKARPRIDKVLDQVGLESRAHDRVSALSGGQQRRAEIARALIHSPDLLLLDEATVGLDVKSRAEVLALTRRLIASEGVSALWATHIMDEIQPDDDLVILHKGRVLSQGKTAAIAGPSGLTQTFLSLTGAAA; encoded by the coding sequence TTGACTGATTCCACGCAGGAGGCGGGCGCTCTGCCCCCATCCGCCGATGCCCTGCGGATCACCGGCCTGTCGCATCGCTTTGGTTCGGTCCAGGCGCTGGCCGATGTGTCGCTGGCCGTCCCGCGTGGCAGCTTTACCGCCCTTCTGGGCGTTAACGGCGCGGGCAAGACCACGCTGTTTTCGCTGGTGACGCGGCTTTACAGCAATGTCTCGGGCAGCATCGAGGTGGCGGGATACGACTTGCGCCGCCATCCCGCCCAGGCCATGGCGCGCCTGGGCGTGGTGTTCCAAAGCCGCGCCCTGGACGCCGATTTGTCGGTGGCGCAGAACCTAGCCTATCACGCCGCGCTGCACGGAATACCGCGCGCCAAGGCCCGACCGCGCATCGACAAGGTGCTGGACCAGGTGGGGCTGGAAAGCCGCGCGCATGACCGGGTGTCCGCCCTGTCGGGGGGCCAGCAACGGCGCGCGGAAATCGCCCGCGCCCTGATCCACAGCCCCGATCTTTTGCTGCTGGACGAGGCGACGGTGGGGCTGGACGTGAAATCCCGGGCCGAGGTTCTGGCTCTGACACGCCGCCTGATCGCCTCGGAAGGCGTGTCGGCGCTGTGGGCCACGCATATCATGGATGAAATCCAGCCCGACGACGACTTGGTGATCCTGCACAAGGGCCGCGTTCTCAGCCAGGGAAAGACGGCTGCCATTGCCGGGCCTTCGGGGCTGACCCAGACCTTTCTGTCGCTGACCGGGGCCGCCGCATGA
- a CDS encoding cupredoxin domain-containing protein, with protein MTRLLTVLMIMAGLSVPAAAQDAAATEGAAASEAAPEAAAATEEDDDDEEEEEAGGEAAATYDAKGKFDYGFSGIMARDNRTDLAPLTLASGQPVAGGEYTLKSGGFYRIAINADGSQELALSGGDFFRSIWINEIVINDIEIRPMGVHSIEFDNAGTAVISFIAVTPGRYTLSVPGSSGESQQAVFNVQ; from the coding sequence ATGACCCGTTTGCTGACCGTTCTGATGATCATGGCCGGCCTGTCGGTTCCCGCCGCAGCACAGGACGCCGCCGCCACCGAAGGCGCCGCTGCGTCTGAGGCGGCCCCCGAGGCCGCTGCGGCGACCGAAGAAGACGACGACGACGAGGAAGAGGAAGAAGCCGGCGGCGAGGCTGCGGCCACCTATGACGCCAAGGGCAAGTTCGACTATGGCTTCTCGGGCATCATGGCGCGCGACAACCGCACCGACCTGGCGCCGCTGACGCTGGCGTCGGGGCAGCCGGTCGCGGGCGGGGAATACACCCTGAAGTCGGGCGGCTTCTATCGCATCGCCATCAATGCCGATGGCAGCCAGGAACTGGCCTTGTCGGGCGGCGATTTCTTCCGGTCGATCTGGATCAATGAGATCGTCATCAACGACATCGAAATCCGCCCGATGGGTGTCCACAGCATCGAATTCGACAATGCCGGCACGGCGGTGATCAGTTTCATTGCAGTCACGCCGGGACGCTATACATTGTCGGTGCCGGGATCTTCGGGCGAAAGCCAGCAGGCCGTGTTCAACGTCCAGTAA
- a CDS encoding YVTN family beta-propeller repeat protein, with the protein MKHILALAPAFALLAEPALANRVFVTNEKGNDVTVLDSDTLEVIGTYPVGNRPRGITISPDGTELYVCASDDNLVRVFDPNTMEELHTLPSGPDPELFVLHPSGNPLYVANEDDNLVTVVDVKTKQVLAEIPVGVEPEGMGVSPDGKIVINTSETTNMAHFIDTDTFEIVANVLVDSRPRFAEYNHDGTKLYVSAEIGGTISVIDPATQQITNKITFEVPGVLPEAIQPVGVRVTNDGKKVFVALGPSNRVAVIDGETDEVKDYLLVGQRVWQMAFTPDEKYLFTTNGNSNDVSVIDVASEEVVKSVPVGQQPWGVVVAPN; encoded by the coding sequence ATGAAGCATATCCTCGCCCTGGCCCCCGCATTTGCCCTTTTGGCGGAACCGGCGCTTGCCAACCGCGTCTTCGTCACCAATGAAAAAGGCAACGATGTCACGGTCCTGGACAGCGACACGCTGGAGGTGATCGGCACCTATCCGGTGGGCAACCGCCCGCGCGGCATCACCATTTCCCCCGACGGAACCGAGCTTTACGTTTGCGCCTCCGACGACAACCTGGTCCGGGTCTTCGATCCGAACACGATGGAGGAATTGCATACCCTGCCGTCCGGCCCCGATCCCGAACTGTTCGTGCTGCATCCGTCCGGCAACCCGCTGTATGTCGCGAACGAGGATGACAACCTTGTCACCGTGGTCGATGTGAAGACCAAGCAGGTGCTGGCCGAAATCCCCGTGGGCGTCGAACCCGAGGGCATGGGCGTCAGCCCGGACGGCAAGATCGTCATCAACACGTCGGAAACGACGAACATGGCGCATTTCATCGATACCGACACCTTCGAGATCGTCGCCAACGTCCTGGTCGATTCGCGCCCCCGCTTCGCCGAGTACAACCACGACGGCACGAAACTGTATGTCAGCGCCGAGATCGGCGGCACGATCAGCGTGATCGACCCCGCGACCCAGCAGATCACCAACAAGATCACGTTCGAGGTTCCGGGCGTCCTGCCCGAAGCGATCCAGCCCGTCGGTGTGCGCGTGACGAATGACGGCAAGAAGGTCTTCGTGGCGCTCGGGCCGTCGAACCGCGTGGCCGTGATCGACGGCGAAACGGACGAGGTCAAGGATTACCTGCTGGTCGGCCAGCGGGTCTGGCAGATGGCCTTCACGCCCGACGAGAAATACCTGTTCACCACCAACGGCAATTCCAACGACGTGTCCGTGATCGACGTGGCATCCGAGGAAGTCGTCAAGTCCGTGCCCGTAGGCCAGCAGCCCTGGGGCGTCGTCGTCGCGCCCAATTGA
- a CDS encoding ABC transporter substrate-binding protein yields MFKGIIGLLAGAAVLAGPAIAQQPQPEMQQIRAAVLRVDEERLPPISRLDLPVEDLGFAGARLAIEDNDTTGRFMNQDFEALEITATPETAGAELDRILAEGIQFVVVLADDATTLALADQAGDRAMLLNARARGDALRGTDCRANTIHVAPSHAMLADGLAQFLMWKNWPDWLLVKGSHPEDENLAAAFRRSAAKFGAKIVEERVYEDTGGARSTDSGHVQVQAQMPVFTQRAPDYDILIAADESDIFAPYLPYLTWDPRPVAGSAGLVPRSWHPAMEAWGGTQYQNRFERLANRPIREEDYQTWLALRIVGEAATRTQSADPVELREFILSEGFDVAGFKGRKLTVRDWDHQVRQPILLTTGLLTTSVSPQDQYLHQTSALDTLGIDRPETECSF; encoded by the coding sequence ATGTTCAAGGGAATCATAGGACTTTTGGCTGGTGCCGCTGTGCTGGCCGGGCCTGCCATAGCCCAGCAGCCTCAGCCCGAGATGCAGCAGATCCGCGCGGCCGTGCTGCGCGTGGACGAGGAAAGATTGCCCCCCATTTCCCGGCTGGATCTGCCGGTCGAGGATCTGGGATTCGCGGGCGCGCGCCTGGCGATCGAGGACAACGACACAACTGGGCGCTTCATGAACCAGGATTTCGAGGCGCTCGAGATCACCGCTACGCCCGAAACGGCGGGCGCGGAACTGGACAGGATCCTGGCCGAGGGGATCCAGTTCGTCGTGGTCCTGGCCGACGACGCCACGACCCTGGCCCTGGCCGACCAGGCAGGTGACCGCGCCATGCTGCTGAATGCCCGGGCGCGGGGCGATGCCTTGCGGGGGACCGATTGCCGCGCGAACACCATCCATGTCGCGCCCAGCCACGCCATGCTGGCCGACGGGCTAGCGCAGTTCCTGATGTGGAAGAACTGGCCCGACTGGCTGCTGGTCAAGGGCAGCCACCCCGAGGATGAAAACCTGGCCGCCGCCTTTCGCCGTTCCGCCGCCAAGTTCGGCGCCAAGATCGTCGAGGAACGCGTTTACGAAGATACCGGCGGCGCCCGCAGCACCGATTCGGGCCATGTTCAGGTCCAGGCACAGATGCCGGTCTTCACGCAGCGTGCGCCCGATTACGACATCCTGATCGCGGCGGACGAAAGCGACATCTTTGCCCCTTACCTGCCCTATCTGACCTGGGATCCGCGTCCCGTGGCAGGATCGGCCGGCCTGGTCCCGCGAAGCTGGCACCCGGCGATGGAGGCCTGGGGCGGGACGCAGTACCAGAACCGTTTCGAACGCCTGGCGAACCGACCCATCCGAGAGGAAGATTACCAGACCTGGCTGGCCCTGCGCATTGTAGGCGAGGCCGCAACCCGCACCCAGTCCGCCGATCCGGTGGAATTGCGCGAATTCATCCTGTCGGAAGGGTTCGACGTGGCGGGCTTCAAGGGCCGGAAACTGACCGTGCGCGACTGGGACCACCAGGTCCGCCAGCCGATCCTGCTGACCACCGGGCTGCTGACCACCTCGGTCAGTCCGCAGGACCAGTATCTGCACCAGACCAGTGCCCTGGATACGCTGGGCATCGACCGTCCCGAAACCGAATGTTCCTTTTGA
- a CDS encoding SRPBCC family protein: MMQKILGLAVAATLALPLGAQAHGPARLKTEQSVVLDATPDEVWQVIGKFDDMGWHPAVARTEMTPEGAPADVPEESTRVLHLKAESGDPTITEQLMSIDPDKRQYKYMITDVAVEVLPVTNYSSTIQVKDKDGHAEVVWKAGFYRGFPNNDPPANLNDDAAMAAVNGIYQAGIDALVERFGKAE; the protein is encoded by the coding sequence ATGATGCAGAAGATCCTGGGCCTTGCCGTCGCCGCGACGCTGGCCCTGCCCCTTGGCGCCCAAGCCCATGGGCCCGCCCGCCTGAAGACCGAACAGTCGGTTGTCCTGGACGCCACCCCGGACGAGGTCTGGCAGGTGATCGGCAAGTTCGACGACATGGGCTGGCATCCCGCGGTGGCCCGTACCGAAATGACGCCCGAAGGCGCGCCTGCCGATGTCCCCGAGGAATCGACGCGCGTCCTGCACCTGAAGGCGGAAAGCGGCGATCCGACCATCACCGAGCAGTTGATGTCCATCGACCCGGACAAGCGCCAATACAAATACATGATCACCGACGTCGCGGTCGAGGTTCTGCCGGTCACGAACTACTCGTCCACGATACAGGTCAAGGACAAGGACGGCCATGCCGAGGTGGTCTGGAAGGCCGGGTTCTATCGCGGCTTTCCCAACAACGATCCCCCGGCCAACCTGAATGACGACGCCGCCATGGCGGCGGTCAACGGAATCTATCAGGCGGGCATCGACGCCCTGGTCGAACGATTCGGCAAGGCCGAGTGA
- a CDS encoding YVTN family beta-propeller repeat protein, translating to MLASPAVAGDLAFVTSQNADMVTLVDLASGKVLAQTPVAGKPAPVAYDPAAGRAYVIAADTGQLYILDEAGGVTASHALGEGAFGLAAAPGGGLFVTDWFGARLVHLDRSLQVVWDVPTGAAPAGVAVSTDGQWVATADRDNDGVSIFDAKTGALLHKVKTAGAHPFGITFHDGRFWTADVQGDSVSVIDPWTGTLAGHVPTGSHPYAVAFAGGRGFVTNQYAGTLTVFDPGSLAVLAEVPVGDYPEGIGTLPGGDAVAVANWESDTLVVMDAASLTITAEIEMPSGPRAFGQFTGRQAQP from the coding sequence ATGCTGGCATCCCCCGCAGTCGCGGGGGATTTGGCTTTCGTGACAAGCCAGAACGCGGACATGGTCACGCTTGTCGATCTGGCGTCGGGCAAGGTGCTGGCCCAGACGCCGGTTGCGGGCAAGCCCGCGCCCGTGGCCTATGATCCGGCAGCGGGCCGCGCCTATGTGATCGCGGCGGATACCGGGCAGCTTTACATCCTGGACGAGGCAGGGGGCGTCACGGCCAGCCACGCCTTGGGCGAAGGCGCATTCGGACTGGCTGCGGCGCCGGGGGGCGGTCTGTTCGTGACAGACTGGTTCGGGGCGCGGCTTGTGCATCTGGACCGCAGCCTGCAGGTGGTCTGGGACGTGCCCACGGGCGCTGCCCCTGCCGGGGTGGCGGTCAGCACTGACGGGCAATGGGTGGCAACGGCGGATCGCGACAACGACGGGGTCAGCATCTTTGACGCCAAGACGGGCGCGCTGCTGCACAAGGTCAAGACGGCGGGCGCGCATCCCTTCGGGATCACCTTCCACGACGGGCGGTTCTGGACAGCGGATGTTCAGGGCGACAGCGTTTCCGTGATCGACCCCTGGACAGGGACGCTGGCGGGCCATGTCCCGACCGGCAGCCACCCTTATGCCGTGGCTTTCGCGGGGGGCCGGGGGTTCGTCACCAACCAGTATGCAGGCACGCTGACGGTGTTCGACCCCGGCAGCCTGGCCGTATTGGCCGAGGTCCCAGTCGGCGATTACCCGGAAGGCATCGGCACCCTGCCCGGCGGCGATGCGGTTGCGGTCGCAAACTGGGAATCGGACACGCTTGTCGTCATGGACGCGGCCAGCCTGACCATCACGGCAGAGATCGAGATGCCCTCTGGTCCCCGCGCCTTTGGCCAGTTCACGGGCCGGCAGGCACAGCCTTGA
- a CDS encoding PQQ-dependent catabolism-associated CXXCW motif protein: protein MIRAVLLALLLAGPATAQVPEPDAYRGEPYRAPVPATLRGATVVDAGDTIRLHGENVPFLDVLPRKTRPQGLPEGTIWREPPHETIPGAVWLWDTGWENLAPAEQARLERGLEQVSKGDRAAPMVIFCRSDCWMSWNAARRAVALGYSGVHWFPGGIEGWLAAGGAPLVKAVPAGP, encoded by the coding sequence GTGATCCGCGCGGTCTTGCTGGCGCTGCTGCTGGCAGGACCGGCAACGGCCCAGGTGCCTGAACCTGACGCCTATCGGGGCGAGCCTTATCGCGCGCCGGTGCCCGCGACGCTGCGCGGTGCCACGGTTGTCGATGCGGGCGATACCATCCGGCTGCATGGCGAAAACGTCCCGTTCCTGGACGTGCTGCCCCGCAAGACACGGCCCCAGGGCCTGCCCGAGGGTACGATCTGGCGCGAACCGCCCCATGAAACCATCCCCGGTGCGGTCTGGCTGTGGGATACCGGCTGGGAAAACCTGGCCCCTGCCGAACAGGCGCGGTTGGAACGGGGCCTGGAGCAGGTGTCGAAGGGCGACCGGGCGGCGCCCATGGTGATCTTCTGCCGCAGCGATTGCTGGATGAGCTGGAATGCCGCCCGCCGTGCGGTTGCCCTGGGCTACAGCGGCGTCCACTGGTTTCCCGGCGGGATCGAAGGCTGGCTGGCGGCGGGCGGCGCGCCCCTGGTCAAGGCTGTGCCTGCCGGCCCGTGA
- a CDS encoding quinoprotein dehydrogenase-associated putative ABC transporter substrate-binding protein, giving the protein MGILRWLMAAVVLGGLPATAQVADLRSTTQFRVCADPANAPMSMRDGSGFENKLAEAFGEWLGVPVTYSWFPSGMGFIARTLRTGDCDVVMGYAQGDELVQNTNHYYTSVFGIVTRKDGDLAGVDHLSDPALKGHPIGVIAGSPPATIMARAGLAKDMRGADLFVDRRVKDPVGDLIGGVKDGTLDAAVLWGPLSGPRVKDDPDLQFTPLLKETAGPKMFYRITMGVRLSEQEWKRELNSLIRRHQDDINAILRDAGVPLVDDYGKELVQ; this is encoded by the coding sequence ATGGGCATCCTTCGCTGGCTGATGGCGGCGGTCGTTCTGGGCGGGCTGCCCGCCACGGCCCAGGTGGCGGACCTGCGGTCCACCACGCAGTTTCGGGTCTGCGCGGATCCGGCCAACGCCCCCATGTCGATGCGCGACGGATCGGGCTTTGAAAACAAGCTGGCAGAGGCATTCGGGGAATGGCTGGGCGTGCCTGTCACCTATTCCTGGTTCCCCTCGGGCATGGGTTTCATCGCCAGGACGCTGCGGACAGGGGATTGCGACGTGGTGATGGGCTATGCCCAGGGTGATGAGCTGGTGCAGAACACCAACCATTACTATACCTCGGTGTTCGGGATCGTGACGCGAAAGGACGGCGACCTGGCCGGGGTCGATCACCTTTCCGATCCGGCCTTGAAGGGCCATCCGATCGGGGTGATCGCGGGATCGCCGCCTGCAACGATCATGGCGCGGGCGGGGCTGGCCAAGGATATGCGCGGGGCCGACCTGTTCGTGGACCGCCGCGTCAAGGATCCTGTTGGCGACCTGATCGGGGGCGTCAAGGACGGCACGCTGGACGCGGCCGTCTTGTGGGGACCGCTGTCCGGCCCTCGGGTCAAGGACGATCCCGATCTGCAGTTCACGCCGCTGTTGAAGGAAACAGCGGGGCCGAAGATGTTCTATCGCATCACCATGGGGGTGCGGCTGTCTGAACAGGAATGGAAGCGGGAACTGAACAGCCTGATCCGCCGCCACCAGGACGACATCAACGCCATCCTGCGTGACGCAGGCGTGCCCCTGGTCGATGACTACGGCAAGGAGCTGGTCCAGTGA
- a CDS encoding c-type cytochrome, methanol metabolism-related yields MKAITSLASLALAATVATTAFAQEATTQTPPPAEAGAGAAAATSGAAAAAEPAAPAGGDDAPVEMAEGATTLPNGMDITPVTEENGRWYNAEGIPTFKIDNNVVDFATFNGFRRYHAECHVCHGPDGEGSTYAPALKNSVLRMDYYEFQEVVASGRQGTNSVMPAFGTNKNVWCYVDDIYVYLLAHGTGEIPRGRPAERADKSDEYTAQEDSCMSM; encoded by the coding sequence ATGAAAGCCATCACCAGCCTTGCGTCCCTGGCGCTTGCCGCGACCGTGGCAACAACTGCCTTCGCGCAGGAAGCGACAACCCAGACCCCCCCGCCCGCCGAGGCCGGCGCAGGCGCGGCAGCCGCCACATCCGGCGCCGCGGCAGCAGCCGAACCCGCAGCACCCGCCGGGGGGGACGATGCGCCCGTCGAGATGGCCGAGGGGGCAACCACCCTTCCCAATGGCATGGACATCACCCCTGTCACCGAGGAAAACGGCCGCTGGTACAATGCCGAGGGCATTCCGACCTTCAAGATCGACAACAACGTCGTCGATTTCGCGACCTTCAACGGGTTCCGCCGCTATCATGCGGAATGCCATGTCTGCCACGGTCCTGACGGCGAAGGGTCCACCTATGCCCCGGCCTTGAAGAATTCAGTCCTGCGCATGGACTACTATGAATTCCAGGAAGTCGTGGCGTCGGGACGCCAGGGCACGAACTCGGTCATGCCTGCGTTCGGGACGAACAAGAACGTCTGGTGCTATGTCGATGACATTTATGTCTATCTGCTGGCCCACGGGACCGGAGAGATTCCGCGCGGCCGTCCTGCGGAACGCGCCGACAAGTCCGACGAATACACGGCGCAGGAAGATTCCTGCATGTCGATGTAA
- a CDS encoding methanol/ethanol family PQQ-dependent dehydrogenase, with protein sequence MKRLLNSTVAVLLLTGAASFANESVLTETAKPEQWAIQTGDYANTRYSELDQINRDNVGDLRVAWTFSTGVLRGHEGSPLVIGDIMYVHTPFPNNVFALDLANDGKILWRYEPQQNPEVIAVMCCDTVNRGLAYADGMVILSQADTTVVALDAKTGEVKWSTKIGDPAIGETLTATVMPVKDKVMVGVSGGEYGIRGRLTALNLADGTEAWKAYSTGPDDEMLVDPEKTTHLGKPVGADSSLNSWEGDQWKIGGGSIWGWFSYDPDLNLIYYGTGNPSTWNPSQRPGDNKWSMTIMARDADTGMAKWFYQMTPHDEWDYDGVNENILTDQEIDGQPRKLLTHFDRNGFGYTLDRESGELLVAEKFDPAVNWATHVEMDPNSDQYGRPQVVAEYSTAQNGEDENTTGVCPAALGSKDQQPAAYSPKTQTFYVPTNHVCMDYEPFRVAYTAGQPYVGATLSMYPAPDSHGGMGNFIAWDNIEGKIKWSLPEQFSVWSGALATAGDVVFYGTLEGYLKAVDADTGEELYKFKTPSGIIGNVMTYEREGKQYIGILSGVGGWAGIGLAAGLTNPNEGLGAVGGYAALSDYTELGGQLTVFELPGEASASAEPAADPAAEPAPAEGGTSG encoded by the coding sequence ATGAAAAGATTGCTGAACAGCACGGTTGCCGTGCTGCTTCTGACGGGCGCGGCGAGCTTTGCCAACGAAAGCGTCCTGACCGAGACAGCCAAGCCCGAACAATGGGCGATCCAGACCGGCGACTATGCCAACACGCGCTATTCGGAACTGGACCAGATCAACCGCGACAACGTGGGCGATCTGCGGGTGGCCTGGACCTTCTCGACCGGCGTGCTGCGCGGGCATGAGGGCAGCCCCCTGGTGATCGGCGACATCATGTATGTCCACACGCCGTTCCCGAACAACGTCTTCGCCCTGGATCTGGCCAACGACGGCAAGATCCTGTGGCGTTACGAACCGCAGCAAAACCCCGAAGTCATTGCCGTCATGTGCTGCGACACGGTCAACCGCGGCTTGGCCTATGCCGACGGGATGGTCATTCTGTCGCAAGCCGACACCACCGTGGTGGCACTGGATGCCAAGACGGGCGAAGTGAAATGGTCCACCAAGATCGGCGATCCGGCGATCGGCGAAACCCTGACCGCGACCGTCATGCCGGTCAAGGACAAGGTGATGGTCGGCGTTTCGGGCGGTGAATACGGCATCCGTGGCCGGTTGACCGCGCTGAACCTGGCCGATGGGACCGAGGCATGGAAAGCCTATTCGACCGGTCCCGACGACGAAATGCTGGTCGATCCCGAAAAGACCACCCATCTGGGCAAGCCGGTCGGGGCCGACAGCAGCCTGAACAGCTGGGAAGGCGATCAGTGGAAGATCGGCGGCGGCTCGATCTGGGGCTGGTTCTCCTATGACCCCGATCTGAACCTGATCTACTACGGCACCGGCAACCCCTCGACCTGGAACCCGTCGCAAAGGCCGGGCGACAACAAGTGGTCGATGACCATCATGGCCCGCGATGCCGATACCGGCATGGCCAAGTGGTTCTACCAGATGACCCCCCACGATGAATGGGACTATGATGGGGTCAACGAAAACATCCTGACCGACCAGGAAATCGACGGCCAGCCGCGCAAACTGCTGACCCACTTCGACCGCAACGGCTTTGGCTATACGCTGGACCGCGAATCGGGCGAACTGCTGGTCGCAGAAAAGTTCGATCCGGCGGTGAACTGGGCGACCCATGTCGAGATGGATCCCAACAGCGACCAGTATGGCCGCCCGCAGGTCGTCGCCGAATACTCGACCGCCCAGAATGGCGAGGATGAGAACACCACCGGCGTCTGCCCGGCGGCCCTTGGATCGAAGGACCAGCAGCCCGCTGCCTATTCGCCCAAGACCCAGACCTTCTATGTGCCGACCAACCACGTCTGCATGGACTATGAACCGTTCCGCGTCGCCTATACGGCGGGCCAGCCCTATGTCGGCGCGACCCTGTCGATGTATCCGGCACCCGACAGCCACGGCGGCATGGGTAACTTCATCGCCTGGGACAATATCGAGGGCAAGATCAAGTGGTCGCTGCCCGAACAGTTCTCGGTCTGGTCGGGGGCCTTGGCCACCGCGGGCGACGTGGTCTTCTATGGCACGCTGGAAGGCTATCTGAAGGCGGTGGATGCCGACACGGGCGAAGAACTGTACAAGTTCAAGACCCCGTCCGGGATCATCGGCAACGTGATGACCTATGAACGCGAAGGCAAGCAGTACATCGGCATCCTGTCGGGCGTCGGCGGCTGGGCCGGGATCGGTCTGGCAGCGGGCCTGACCAACCCGAACGAAGGCCTGGGCGCCGTGGGCGGCTATGCGGCCCTGTCGGATTACACCGAACTGGGCGGCCAGCTGACCGTGTTCGAACTGCCGGGCGAGGCCTCGGCCTCGGCCGAGCCGGCCGCCGACCCTGCGGCGGAACCGGCGCCTGCCGAAGGCGGCACCAGCGGCTAA
- the fghA gene encoding S-formylglutathione hydrolase — protein MTLETLSENRSFGGTQGVYRHRSQSTGTDMTFAVFMPELVAQERVPVLWYLSGLTCTHDNAMTKAAAQQWCAEAGIAIVFPDTSPRGDDVADDEAYDLGKGAGFYVNATQDPWKPHFQMWQYIVHELPELVADNFAIDREAMGITGHSMGGHGALTIAMTHPERYKSVSAFAPIANPTESDWGQKQLSAYLGDDRSTWRAHDATILMTERGFPGEVLIDQGSADQFLDKLRPESLAQAMMARRQPGQFRMQPGYDHSYFFVQSFMADHVMWHAERLL, from the coding sequence ATGACGCTTGAAACCCTTTCCGAAAACCGCAGCTTTGGCGGCACGCAGGGCGTTTACCGCCACAGATCGCAATCCACCGGGACCGACATGACCTTTGCGGTCTTCATGCCCGAACTGGTGGCCCAGGAACGGGTGCCGGTCCTGTGGTACCTGTCCGGGCTGACCTGCACCCACGACAACGCCATGACCAAGGCCGCAGCCCAGCAATGGTGCGCCGAGGCCGGCATCGCCATCGTCTTTCCAGACACCTCTCCGCGCGGCGACGACGTGGCCGACGACGAGGCCTATGACCTGGGCAAGGGCGCAGGCTTCTATGTCAACGCGACCCAGGATCCGTGGAAGCCGCATTTCCAGATGTGGCAATATATCGTCCACGAACTGCCCGAACTGGTGGCCGACAATTTCGCCATCGACCGCGAGGCGATGGGCATCACGGGCCATTCCATGGGCGGGCATGGCGCGCTGACCATCGCCATGACCCATCCCGAGCGATACAAGTCGGTGTCTGCCTTTGCGCCGATCGCCAACCCGACCGAATCCGACTGGGGACAGAAACAGCTGTCTGCCTATCTGGGGGATGACCGGTCAACCTGGCGCGCCCATGACGCGACGATCCTGATGACGGAACGCGGCTTTCCCGGAGAGGTGCTGATCGACCAGGGCAGCGCGGATCAGTTCCTGGACAAGCTGCGCCCCGAATCGCTGGCCCAGGCGATGATGGCGCGCCGCCAGCCCGGCCAGTTCAGGATGCAGCCCGGTTATGACCACAGCTATTTCTTCGTCCAGTCCTTCATGGCCGATCATGTGATGTGGCACGCGGAAAGACTGCTTTAA